The Deltaproteobacteria bacterium genome includes a window with the following:
- a CDS encoding sigma-54-dependent Fis family transcriptional regulator translates to MSKETASLPSVLIVDDEPMMRQSTQLVLQRHGFEVTTADSGRAGRESIDRLRPEVVLLDVKLPDMDGIDLLKEIKTLSPESEVIVMTGYGTVESAVDAMKSGAFHYITKPFQLDDLLNLLAKAREHHALRQENLELKRQLQTLSGFENFIGSSEKMQKIFSLIRRVADTDSTVLITGESGTGKELVARALHNLSRRRDKLLVAVNCGAIPEDLLESELFGHTRGSFTGAIANRTGRFVSAHGGTLFLDEVGEMSPNLQVKLLRVLQEKEVTPIGSEKTLKVDVRVIAATNQDLSKLIREDRFREDLYYRLNVIPIQIPPLRERRDDIPLLAKYFIDRFVREKNMPIRGITSGAMAALTDYSWPGNVRELENLMERTVVLKGEGVIDLADLPEKLFGGEAAVVRSPAMALPQGGLDLKRTIEDFEDRLILSALDRTGWNKNRAAALLRIKRTTLIEKLKKRGIHPPPGAGTDHDSGELEH, encoded by the coding sequence ATGAGTAAGGAAACTGCCAGCCTGCCGAGTGTGCTGATCGTTGATGACGAGCCGATGATGCGGCAGTCGACGCAGCTTGTACTGCAGCGCCATGGCTTCGAGGTGACCACTGCCGATTCCGGCCGTGCAGGGCGCGAATCGATTGACCGGCTCCGTCCGGAAGTGGTGCTGCTTGACGTGAAACTTCCCGACATGGACGGGATCGACCTGCTCAAGGAGATCAAGACGCTCTCCCCCGAATCGGAAGTCATCGTGATGACTGGCTATGGCACGGTGGAAAGTGCCGTGGATGCCATGAAGAGTGGCGCATTCCATTACATCACCAAGCCATTCCAGCTGGACGATCTCCTGAATCTTCTTGCCAAGGCCCGTGAGCACCATGCGCTCCGGCAGGAAAACCTGGAACTGAAGAGGCAGCTCCAGACGTTGTCCGGTTTTGAAAACTTCATTGGATCTTCCGAGAAGATGCAGAAGATATTTTCACTCATTCGCCGTGTTGCCGATACGGACTCAACGGTGCTCATTACGGGGGAATCGGGAACCGGCAAGGAACTGGTTGCCCGTGCACTTCACAACCTTTCGCGTCGTCGGGACAAGCTGCTTGTGGCGGTGAACTGCGGCGCGATTCCTGAAGACCTGCTCGAAAGTGAACTGTTCGGCCATACCCGGGGCAGCTTCACCGGGGCCATTGCCAACCGTACCGGCCGGTTTGTGTCGGCCCACGGCGGCACGCTGTTTCTGGATGAAGTGGGCGAGATGAGCCCGAATCTCCAGGTGAAGCTCCTGCGTGTTCTTCAGGAAAAGGAAGTCACGCCGATTGGCTCGGAAAAAACCCTGAAAGTGGATGTACGTGTCATTGCAGCGACGAACCAGGATCTCTCAAAACTGATCCGTGAGGACAGGTTCCGAGAGGATCTTTATTACCGGCTGAATGTGATTCCCATCCAGATTCCGCCTTTAAGAGAACGCCGCGACGATATCCCGCTGCTGGCCAAGTATTTTATTGACCGGTTTGTCCGCGAGAAAAACATGCCGATCCGGGGAATTACCAGCGGAGCCATGGCCGCGCTGACCGATTACAGCTGGCCCGGAAACGTGCGGGAACTTGAAAACCTCATGGAGCGTACGGTCGTCCTGAAGGGCGAAGGCGTGATTGATCTGGCCGATCTCCCTGAAAAGCTGTTTGGCGGAGAGGCGGCCGTGGTCCGCTCGCCGGCGATGGCGCTGCCGCAAGGCGGGCTGGACCTCAAGCGGACCATCGAGGATTTTGAGGACCGGCTGATCCTGTCGGCTCTGGACCGGACCGGCTGGAACAAGAACCGTGCTGCCGCCTTGCTTCGGATCAAGCGGACCACGCTGATTGAAAAACTCAAGAAACGCGGTATTCACCCGCCCCCCGGTGCCGGAACCGACCACGATTCCGGTGAGCTTGAGCACTAG
- a CDS encoding CvpA family protein, producing MLIDILAALIVFAFAVFGYQRGFVFQVVKLFGIMLAFFGCYRAGRATARIFPAWEGVAPVVRVYGLTILSFFFIILTVNLIGILVREMIFHGREPGHRKRDKVRGLALGVLDGGFWAVMFLFVIAALPRSFQRSVPHLPEQITSSLFVALTRPLNFLADPDLLVTDSHREVSALSVMLEFLGDADRMRRLRAAGFTDPLWEDLRLKALSADPDARRLASAGERHKAILHPLLAEVLTDRTLMDAILQAEYPLDPVGKEAMESEALRDDSPDDLPDEMSVEAQQIP from the coding sequence ATGCTGATTGATATACTGGCTGCCCTGATTGTCTTTGCTTTTGCTGTCTTTGGCTACCAGCGGGGGTTTGTATTCCAGGTCGTCAAGTTGTTCGGCATCATGCTTGCCTTTTTTGGCTGTTACCGGGCTGGCCGTGCGACTGCGAGGATATTTCCAGCATGGGAAGGTGTCGCACCAGTAGTAAGGGTATATGGCCTTACCATTCTGAGTTTTTTCTTTATTATCCTGACCGTAAACCTGATCGGGATACTCGTTCGCGAAATGATTTTTCATGGCCGCGAGCCTGGGCATCGCAAGCGTGACAAGGTCCGTGGGTTGGCGCTTGGTGTCCTGGATGGCGGGTTCTGGGCTGTCATGTTTCTGTTTGTTATTGCGGCGTTACCCCGGAGCTTCCAGCGCAGTGTCCCGCACCTTCCTGAACAGATTACCAGTTCACTGTTTGTGGCCCTAACCAGGCCACTTAATTTCCTTGCCGACCCGGATCTGCTCGTGACTGACTCGCACCGGGAAGTTTCTGCACTATCGGTAATGCTGGAATTTCTGGGCGATGCGGACCGAATGCGCCGGCTCCGGGCCGCTGGCTTCACCGACCCGTTATGGGAGGATTTGCGCCTGAAAGCACTGTCGGCTGACCCTGATGCCAGGCGACTTGCATCCGCCGGCGAGCGGCATAAGGCAATTCTTCATCCGTTGCTGGCCGAGGTTCTGACTGACCGAACCCTCATGGACGCGATTCTTCAGGCCGAGTATCCGCTCGATCCGGTTGGAAAAGAGGCGATGGAGTCGGAAGCGCTACGAGACGATTCGCCTGACGACCTTCCTGACGAAATGTCTGTGGAGGCCCAGCAAATCCCATGA
- the uvrA gene encoding excinuclease ABC subunit UvrA has translation MTTNFIRIRGARQHNLQGIDIDIPLKRMTVITGPSGSGKSSLAFDTLYAEGQRRYIESLSTYARQFLERMPKPDVDFIENVQPALAIEQRNPVRNSRSTVSTLTEIYDYLRLLWAKVSKLINESTGVEAIRHDPAVVCRELMTLPEGTRLAILEPVTFEPRPQFRPADLLATGRLRFWADGKIVEIEDPSAPSCWKDAKELAIVTDRLIIKPDALGRISESVEAAFKQGSGRCWVQVEHETGLRRYRNILHDPVSGEVFLDPSPALFSFSSPLGACPECHGFGNILSYDEKLIVPNPQLSISQGAIEPWTKPSLRHMQDELLAYCKSAKISARTPWKELSQDQRDKIFIGSPKFEGVLPFFKATERSKYKLHVRVFLRRYQSQSVCEACNGARLQPEVLRFQIGGLSIADFCRLTVDQAISWLSGLRLLPVQMQIAAEPVRQVRQRLECMAEMGLGYLGLDRLGRTLSGGEYQRLLLSNQLGNALTGSLYVLDEPSIGLHPRDTTRLISILHRLRERGNSVVVVEHDREVIRSADWVAELGPGAGRNGGKLVFGGTPGDLSKRGDTPTARVLNGDLRLPPAAERHQNRGWVKLGGARENNLRNLTVRIPLGNFICVTGVSGSGKTTLIVKTLYRALSRIFNEGTEPIGQFDMVSGMEALRGVALIDQSPLGRSSRSNPVTYLKAFDEIRELFAQLPDSRRAGFKPSSFSFNVEGGRCPVCSGEGIQTIDLQFLADVEVPCEACNGRRYKPEVLRIRYKTYNISDVLGLTVSEAISLFPGLPSTRGKLMLLESVGLGYLRLGQSSSTLSGGEAQRLKIAGELAAAPKGKLLYILDEPTTGLHGVDVARLLRVLQRLVDDGHTVIVIEHNLDVIARADWVIDLGPEGGTAGGEIVAEGPPEQVAREPRSITGQYLRPLFLESRTERVR, from the coding sequence ATGACGACGAACTTCATCCGGATCCGGGGAGCCCGCCAGCATAACCTCCAGGGGATTGATATTGATATCCCGCTGAAGCGTATGACGGTTATTACCGGACCATCGGGAAGTGGAAAGAGTTCCCTCGCATTTGATACTCTATATGCTGAAGGGCAGCGCCGGTATATTGAAAGTCTGTCGACCTATGCCCGCCAGTTCCTGGAGCGGATGCCCAAGCCCGATGTTGATTTCATTGAGAACGTCCAGCCGGCGCTGGCAATTGAGCAACGCAATCCGGTTCGCAACAGCCGTTCGACTGTGTCTACCCTGACAGAAATCTACGATTACTTGAGGCTCTTGTGGGCAAAAGTATCGAAACTTATTAACGAATCCACCGGGGTCGAAGCGATCCGTCATGATCCGGCTGTGGTTTGCCGGGAATTGATGACGCTTCCTGAGGGAACCCGGCTTGCTATTCTGGAGCCAGTTACGTTCGAGCCACGTCCCCAGTTCCGCCCGGCCGATCTGCTGGCCACGGGCAGGCTCAGGTTCTGGGCCGACGGAAAGATTGTCGAGATCGAAGACCCGTCCGCCCCGTCTTGCTGGAAAGATGCGAAAGAACTGGCGATCGTCACGGACCGGCTCATTATCAAGCCGGATGCGCTGGGTCGGATTAGCGAATCGGTTGAAGCTGCGTTCAAGCAAGGTAGCGGGCGCTGTTGGGTTCAGGTAGAGCATGAGACAGGGCTTCGCCGGTACCGGAATATCCTGCATGATCCGGTTTCGGGCGAAGTATTTCTTGATCCCTCGCCGGCGCTATTTTCGTTCAGTTCACCACTGGGAGCTTGTCCCGAGTGCCACGGTTTCGGAAACATTCTGTCATATGACGAGAAGCTGATTGTTCCCAATCCACAGCTTTCGATCTCCCAGGGAGCAATTGAACCGTGGACCAAGCCATCCCTCCGCCATATGCAGGATGAACTGCTGGCCTACTGCAAGTCGGCGAAAATCAGCGCACGAACACCCTGGAAAGAGCTTTCTCAAGATCAGCGGGACAAGATTTTCATAGGGTCCCCGAAGTTTGAAGGCGTATTGCCGTTTTTCAAGGCGACCGAGCGGTCGAAATACAAGCTGCATGTACGGGTATTCCTGCGCCGCTATCAGAGCCAGTCGGTCTGTGAAGCGTGTAATGGGGCAAGGCTTCAGCCGGAAGTGCTCAGGTTTCAGATCGGAGGCCTGAGCATTGCGGATTTCTGTCGTCTGACGGTGGATCAGGCTATTTCATGGCTGTCAGGGCTGAGACTTCTTCCCGTGCAAATGCAGATCGCTGCCGAGCCAGTCCGCCAGGTCCGGCAACGGCTTGAGTGCATGGCTGAAATGGGGCTGGGTTATCTGGGACTTGATCGCCTCGGGCGCACATTGTCGGGCGGCGAGTACCAGCGGCTTCTGCTTTCAAACCAGCTCGGTAACGCACTGACAGGATCCCTTTATGTGCTCGATGAACCATCCATCGGACTCCATCCACGTGACACAACCCGTTTGATCAGTATTCTTCATCGCCTCAGGGAGCGTGGGAATTCGGTCGTTGTGGTCGAGCATGATCGTGAAGTGATTCGTTCTGCCGACTGGGTCGCGGAACTGGGACCGGGTGCTGGCCGGAATGGCGGGAAATTGGTATTCGGCGGAACTCCTGGAGATCTATCAAAACGTGGAGATACACCGACTGCGCGGGTTCTCAATGGAGATTTACGGCTTCCGCCCGCCGCGGAGAGGCATCAAAACCGTGGATGGGTAAAGCTGGGTGGGGCCAGGGAAAACAACCTGCGTAATCTCACTGTCCGGATTCCGCTCGGCAATTTTATCTGTGTGACCGGCGTATCGGGCTCGGGAAAGACAACACTCATTGTAAAAACCCTCTACCGGGCGTTGAGCCGGATTTTCAACGAAGGAACCGAACCAATCGGCCAGTTTGACATGGTGAGTGGTATGGAAGCCCTGCGCGGTGTTGCATTGATTGACCAGTCTCCTCTTGGCCGGTCCAGCCGGTCCAATCCGGTCACCTATCTCAAGGCATTCGACGAGATTCGAGAACTATTTGCCCAGCTTCCGGACTCGCGCCGTGCCGGATTCAAGCCATCGAGTTTTTCATTCAATGTTGAAGGTGGCCGTTGCCCAGTTTGTTCCGGAGAAGGAATCCAGACCATCGACCTGCAGTTCCTCGCCGATGTGGAAGTTCCCTGTGAAGCGTGTAATGGGCGCCGCTACAAGCCAGAGGTCCTCCGTATCCGGTACAAGACGTACAATATCAGCGATGTGCTGGGTCTCACCGTCAGCGAGGCGATTTCGCTCTTTCCCGGACTACCATCCACCCGTGGGAAACTGATGCTGCTGGAATCGGTTGGGCTCGGTTATCTCAGGCTTGGCCAGTCATCCTCGACGTTGTCGGGTGGTGAGGCGCAGCGTCTCAAGATCGCGGGTGAACTGGCGGCTGCACCGAAGGGGAAGCTGCTGTACATTCTGGATGAACCGACCACCGGGCTCCATGGTGTCGATGTGGCCCGTCTCCTGCGGGTGCTGCAGCGACTGGTGGATGATGGTCATACTGTTATCGTAATCGAACATAATCTGGATGTGATTGCCCGTGCCGACTGGGTCATCGATCTTGGTCCTGAAGGAGGGACAGCGGGAGGAGAAATCGTCGCCGAGGGCCCGCCTGAACAGGTTGCCCGTGAGCCCCGGTCTATTACTGGCCAGTATCTGCGGCCATTATTTCTGGAGTCACGGACGGAGCGGGTCCGCTAG
- a CDS encoding transglutaminase domain-containing protein: MKAVRILSIAAAVALLGLLAGKHRTERESSFGRTLDPAQALASPPVLLGETSAKAPESPEAEWWGIYFREQKIGWGRQLLAPVFESEGGGWKSESESWFRLKMLDVTREVSIAERSHIRADYSLDRIDFSMRAPDVHLDYTASVHPDRIAVVIRSARSEQMVDIPRPAGDPPVYTPSVIYPWLRHTGIRAGETHKLVVFDSTTQSRQPLMLEVLGEGTIDVLGNLVPAWQVRQTLLGITTTAWISRDGNPLREETGDGFVLIRETAETARSGIAENPADFAEALSVSAGKPIRRQDRLTRLRVRLSGADFDGFDLDDARQEFTEDVLTIVRETLPVEGGYELPYPANGEWAEYLLPEPMVASDHPRIIAEARRITGLDASSKIGGVDGFLELFRRRPKGAFADPVMAARRLIEWVYRSVDKQPVFSLPNALDVLDRLKGDCNEHTVLLTALGRAAGIPTKQQAGLMHLEESGRFYYHAWVSFWTGDRWITADAVFNQFPADVTHIKFIDGGADRQSEISRLIGRLKLELLEAE; this comes from the coding sequence ATGAAGGCTGTCCGGATTCTGAGCATTGCCGCCGCCGTGGCTTTGCTCGGGCTTCTTGCAGGCAAGCATCGCACCGAACGGGAATCCTCCTTTGGCAGGACACTGGACCCGGCTCAGGCGCTGGCGTCCCCTCCGGTATTATTGGGTGAGACATCTGCAAAAGCCCCAGAGTCACCGGAAGCCGAGTGGTGGGGTATTTATTTCAGGGAGCAGAAAATCGGATGGGGCCGTCAGCTTTTGGCTCCGGTGTTCGAAAGCGAAGGTGGCGGCTGGAAATCGGAATCGGAAAGCTGGTTTCGCCTGAAGATGCTGGATGTAACCCGCGAAGTGAGTATTGCCGAGCGGAGCCATATCCGGGCTGATTACTCGCTTGACCGGATCGATTTTTCCATGCGGGCGCCTGACGTGCATCTCGACTACACAGCTTCTGTCCATCCGGACCGGATCGCAGTGGTTATTCGCTCAGCGCGCTCGGAACAGATGGTTGACATCCCCAGGCCTGCTGGCGATCCACCAGTCTACACCCCATCGGTGATTTACCCCTGGCTCCGGCACACCGGGATTCGGGCAGGTGAAACCCACAAGCTGGTTGTGTTCGATTCAACTACCCAGAGCCGGCAGCCCCTTATGCTGGAGGTTCTGGGTGAAGGGACCATTGACGTGTTGGGCAATCTGGTCCCTGCATGGCAGGTTCGCCAGACCCTGCTGGGTATCACGACGACCGCCTGGATAAGCCGGGATGGAAACCCGCTGCGCGAAGAAACTGGCGATGGATTTGTACTGATACGGGAGACAGCCGAAACGGCTCGTTCAGGTATCGCCGAGAACCCGGCCGATTTTGCTGAAGCGCTGTCAGTCAGCGCGGGTAAGCCTATTCGCCGTCAGGACAGGCTCACGCGGCTTCGGGTGCGGTTATCGGGCGCCGATTTTGATGGCTTTGACCTGGATGACGCCCGGCAGGAGTTCACGGAAGACGTTCTCACTATTGTCAGGGAAACCCTGCCGGTAGAAGGTGGCTATGAACTGCCTTATCCAGCGAACGGAGAATGGGCCGAATATCTTCTCCCGGAGCCGATGGTCGCCTCCGATCATCCCCGGATTATTGCCGAGGCCCGGCGGATTACCGGACTCGATGCATCTTCAAAAATTGGCGGAGTGGATGGGTTTCTGGAATTATTCCGCCGCCGTCCTAAGGGGGCCTTTGCTGATCCGGTGATGGCTGCCCGGCGTCTGATCGAATGGGTATACCGGTCTGTCGACAAGCAACCGGTGTTTTCGCTTCCAAATGCACTGGATGTCCTGGATCGCCTCAAGGGCGACTGTAATGAGCATACTGTTCTGCTGACAGCTCTTGGAAGGGCTGCGGGCATACCGACCAAACAGCAGGCAGGCCTGATGCATCTCGAGGAGTCTGGTCGGTTCTACTATCACGCGTGGGTCAGTTTCTGGACTGGAGACAGGTGGATAACGGCCGATGCCGTGTTCAACCAGTTTCCGGCGGATGTCACACACATAAAGTTTATTGATGGTGGAGCCGACCGGCAGTCGGAAATTTCCCGGCTTATTGGGCGGCTGAAGCTGGAACTGCTGGAGGCCGAATAG
- a CDS encoding CCA tRNA nucleotidyltransferase yields MKPFPSTLNRPVPFVDAIHRAGGRVYLVGGPVRDLLLGRSVTDLDLMVCGLAPSSLENLLSGFGQVKEVGKSFGIIKLATERETIDFALPRKERSTGPGHRDFWIHADPHLPVEEDLGRRDFTINAFACEIVDKTGTLGPVIDIHNGLQDLGRRELRLLHDRSFQDDPLRLIRAAQFAARLGFTIEPDTLRHMRRDSHLVRHLPGERISAEIDKFLACERPGQGFDWLERGGLIEHVLPELGPAWSEQIADVFLSRGRCIKGWMSFTPRLSGAPSLLRWGVLAACIRPGKELIAADSDRFALAFLRRIKASVAGADPARLAGWTRALKAAEGWPGLQDSTGTEVRRWMSLAGRNELEPLVELVAARAEVVVSFSDANAGEDGNRASPEGERWVRRVREETAREVPLSVNDLAIGGEDLRKLGLEPGPAMGAALRALLEEVLTDPARNTRDYLLSRAAELQR; encoded by the coding sequence ATGAAGCCATTTCCTTCCACCCTGAACCGCCCAGTCCCGTTTGTGGATGCCATCCACAGGGCTGGCGGGAGGGTGTATCTGGTGGGGGGGCCGGTCCGCGATCTCCTGCTTGGCCGGAGCGTCACGGACCTGGATCTGATGGTTTGCGGGCTGGCGCCGAGTTCGCTGGAGAATCTCCTGTCTGGATTTGGCCAGGTGAAAGAGGTCGGAAAATCGTTTGGTATCATCAAGCTGGCGACAGAGCGGGAGACAATCGATTTTGCACTCCCGCGGAAAGAACGTTCTACTGGACCCGGTCACCGGGACTTCTGGATTCATGCCGATCCTCATTTGCCGGTGGAGGAGGATCTCGGCCGCCGGGATTTCACTATCAATGCGTTCGCCTGCGAGATTGTTGACAAGACGGGGACGTTGGGACCTGTTATTGATATTCATAATGGCCTGCAGGATCTTGGGCGCCGTGAACTCAGGCTGCTTCATGACAGGTCGTTTCAGGACGATCCGCTAAGGCTTATTCGGGCAGCCCAGTTTGCTGCGCGCCTTGGCTTTACCATTGAGCCTGACACGCTTCGTCATATGCGGCGGGATAGTCATCTCGTACGCCATCTGCCTGGAGAGCGAATCAGTGCAGAAATAGACAAATTTCTCGCATGTGAGCGGCCAGGACAGGGTTTTGACTGGCTGGAACGCGGAGGGCTTATCGAGCATGTCCTTCCTGAGCTGGGTCCTGCCTGGAGTGAGCAGATTGCGGACGTGTTTCTGTCACGAGGGCGTTGCATCAAGGGCTGGATGAGTTTCACCCCGCGATTATCCGGGGCGCCATCGCTGCTCCGATGGGGAGTGCTTGCTGCCTGTATCAGGCCGGGCAAAGAGTTGATTGCTGCCGATTCGGACAGATTCGCGCTCGCATTTCTCAGACGGATCAAGGCGTCGGTCGCAGGAGCTGATCCGGCGCGGCTTGCTGGCTGGACCCGGGCCCTTAAAGCCGCCGAAGGATGGCCCGGTCTTCAGGATTCGACTGGTACAGAAGTCCGCCGCTGGATGTCACTCGCCGGCCGAAACGAGCTGGAGCCGCTGGTGGAACTTGTCGCTGCCCGTGCGGAGGTTGTGGTTTCCTTTTCAGATGCCAACGCAGGGGAAGATGGAAACCGCGCTTCCCCAGAGGGCGAACGCTGGGTACGCAGGGTCCGCGAAGAAACAGCACGTGAGGTTCCCCTGTCGGTCAATGACCTTGCCATAGGAGGGGAAGATCTCCGGAAGCTTGGACTGGAACCAGGCCCTGCGATGGGAGCAGCACTCAGGGCTTTGCTTGAGGAGGTGCTGACCGATCCCGCCCGGAATACTCGGGACTATCTGCTCTCCAGGGCGGCGGAATTGCAGCGGTAA
- a CDS encoding isocitrate/isopropylmalate dehydrogenase family protein: MATTHKIVLLPGDGIGPEITTATRRVLEATGLKFEFEEYLCGQAVAEQYGTLLPDHVVEALRRVGTGLKGPIGTLIGKGLPSANVALRKAGDLYANYRPCRNLPGIVTPFQDVDLIIIRENTEDLYSGLEHEVAPGVVESIKVITEKASTRIARFAFETARKLGRRKVTAIHKANIMKVSDGLFLDCFRNVAKDYPGLNAEEMLVDHACTDLVSSPQMFDVMVMENLFGDILSDLCAGLVGGLGVCPAGNIGEKAAVFEPVHGTAPDIAGQNKANPTAMILSAAMMLDHLGETAAAQRVRDAVSKTLSAGKIRTGDLGGSATTTQFTEAICAAL, translated from the coding sequence ATGGCGACTACCCACAAGATCGTCCTGCTCCCTGGCGACGGTATCGGACCGGAAATCACGACGGCCACCCGGCGGGTGCTGGAGGCGACAGGCCTGAAATTCGAGTTTGAGGAGTACCTCTGCGGACAGGCCGTGGCCGAACAGTACGGAACCCTGCTTCCTGACCATGTGGTTGAGGCGCTCAGGCGGGTGGGAACAGGGCTCAAGGGGCCCATCGGAACGCTGATCGGAAAGGGACTACCGTCAGCAAATGTCGCACTCCGCAAGGCTGGCGACCTCTATGCCAACTACCGACCCTGCCGCAATCTGCCCGGGATCGTGACACCGTTCCAAGACGTTGATCTTATTATTATCCGGGAAAATACGGAGGATTTATATTCGGGTCTTGAGCATGAAGTGGCTCCAGGTGTCGTAGAGTCGATCAAGGTGATTACCGAAAAGGCGAGTACCCGCATCGCCCGGTTCGCCTTCGAGACAGCCCGCAAGCTTGGGCGTCGCAAGGTAACTGCTATTCACAAGGCCAACATCATGAAGGTTTCCGACGGGCTTTTCCTGGACTGCTTCCGCAATGTGGCAAAGGACTACCCCGGTCTGAACGCCGAAGAGATGCTGGTGGACCACGCTTGTACCGATCTCGTCAGCTCACCACAGATGTTCGATGTCATGGTTATGGAAAACCTGTTTGGAGACATACTTTCCGACCTGTGTGCGGGCCTTGTCGGGGGACTTGGCGTCTGTCCGGCAGGCAATATCGGAGAGAAGGCCGCCGTCTTCGAACCGGTGCACGGCACAGCACCAGATATCGCGGGACAGAACAAAGCAAACCCGACCGCCATGATACTGTCAGCAGCCATGATGCTGGATCATCTGGGTGAAACTGCAGCGGCCCAGCGTGTCCGGGATGCTGTCAGCAAAACACTCTCGGCGGGGAAGATCAGGACCGGCGACCTGGGCGGTTCGGCAACCACCACCCAGTTCACGGAAGCGATCTGCGCGGCGCTTTGA
- a CDS encoding ABC transporter ATP-binding protein, which translates to MAAPSHCVDVRGLTKVYDRFVAVDGIHFDVQPGEIYGFLGPNGAGKTTTIRMLIGLLKATEGSITICGHDMDKEPEAAKQVTGFLPDRPFIYEKLTAREYLRFVGGIYGLPPETIRARTMELLDFFELTDWTDALVESFSHGMKQRIALSGALIHKPKLLIVDEPTVGLDPKGSRLLKKVFHRLADEGAAIFMSTHSLEVAEELCHRLSIIQHGKLLATGTFEEIRRKANDPDANLEHVFLKLTGAEDLSAADRLLRDGQDR; encoded by the coding sequence ATGGCAGCTCCTTCTCACTGTGTCGACGTGCGCGGCCTGACCAAGGTCTACGACCGGTTCGTTGCGGTGGATGGTATCCATTTTGATGTACAGCCAGGAGAAATCTATGGCTTTCTGGGGCCGAATGGAGCGGGAAAAACGACAACCATCCGTATGCTGATCGGGCTGCTCAAGGCCACTGAAGGCAGCATCACTATCTGCGGACATGACATGGACAAGGAGCCCGAAGCAGCCAAGCAGGTAACGGGTTTTCTCCCTGACCGGCCATTCATCTATGAAAAGCTAACTGCCCGGGAATATCTCCGGTTTGTAGGCGGCATTTACGGGCTGCCTCCCGAAACAATCCGGGCGCGAACGATGGAGCTCCTCGATTTTTTTGAGCTGACGGACTGGACCGATGCCCTGGTCGAGAGTTTCTCGCACGGCATGAAGCAGCGAATCGCGCTCTCGGGTGCCCTGATACACAAGCCAAAACTGCTGATCGTGGACGAACCAACCGTAGGACTGGATCCCAAAGGATCGCGGCTGCTCAAAAAGGTATTTCACCGGTTGGCAGATGAGGGTGCGGCGATTTTCATGTCCACCCACTCTCTGGAGGTGGCCGAGGAACTCTGTCACCGGCTGTCGATCATCCAGCATGGAAAATTGCTTGCTACTGGGACTTTTGAGGAGATTCGCCGCAAGGCCAATGATCCAGACGCGAACCTGGAGCATGTGTTTCTCAAGCTGACCGGCGCCGAGGATCTTTCAGCGGCTGACCGGCTGCTTCGGGACGGGCAGGACCGCTGA